Proteins from a single region of Chaetodon trifascialis isolate fChaTrf1 chromosome 10, fChaTrf1.hap1, whole genome shotgun sequence:
- the LOC139337043 gene encoding nucleobindin-2-like isoform X2: MGRGSPLNHKLREQIIQQFQNNVSQRTIAKNLGISPSTIHNIIKRFRESGEISARKGQGRKPTLNACDLRSLRQHCIKNRHGWIKDIASWAREHFGKPLSVNTVRRCLCKCKLRLYHARRKPYIDNIQKRRRLLWARAHLGWTDAKWRRMLWSDAEATKDLENFDKGRHDEFKRYEMMKEHERRERLKTMNEEDRKKEEQHYEELKKKHADHPKVNHPGSEDQLKEVWQETDGLDPDDFDPKTFFKIHDSNGDGFFDESELEALFTKELEKVYNSENEEDDMVEMEEERLRMREHVMNEVDTNKDRLVSLNEFMAATRKEDFLEKDEWETLDQNPPYTEEELKEFEQQLANEENDINQKSADLQKRREELERKEEELNAQKLGLQQAVEEMERLKAQSANAEVKQPRAAAAESESARVVPENSQPQPPSHQQQDVPVPGHS; this comes from the exons ATGGGGCGAGGATCACCTCTGAATCACAAGTTGCGAGAGCAGATAATCCAGCAGTTTCAAAACAACGTTTCTCAACGCACTATTGCAAAGAATTTAGGGATTTCACCATCTACAATCCACAATATCATCAAAAGGTTCAGAGAGTCCGGAGAAATCTCCGCGCGTAAAGGGCAAGGCCGAAAACCGACACTGAACGCCTGCGACCTTCGCTCCCTCAGGCAGCACTGCATCAAGAACCGGCACGGCTGGATCAAGGACATCGCCTCATGGGCTCGGGAGCACTTCGGGAAGCCGCTGTCGGTGAACACGGTCCGCCGCTGCCTCTGCAAATGCAAGTTAAGACTGTACCATGCGAGGCGAAAGCCGTACATCGACAACATCCAGAAGCGCCGCCGGCTCCTCTGGGCCCGAGCTCACCTGGGATGGACCGACGCAAAGTGGAGGAGGATGCTGTGGTCTGATGCGGAG GCAACCAAAGACCTGGAGAACTTTGACAAAGGCCGGCACGACGAGTTCAAAAGGTATGAGATGATGAAGGAGCACGAGAGGAGGGAACGTCTGAAGACCATGAACGAGGAGGATCGCAAGAAGGAGGAGCAGCACTACGAGGAGTTGAAAAAGAAGCACGCTGACCATCCAAAAGTGAACCACCCT GGCAGTGAAGACCAGCTGAAGGAGGTGTGGCAGGAGACAGACGGTTTGGACCCAGATGACTTCGATCCCAAGACCTTCTTTAAAATACACG aCAGCAACGGAGACGGCTTCTTCGACGAGAGCGAGCTTGAAGCTCTCTTCACTAAGGAG CTGGAGAAGGTGTACAACTCCGAAAACGAAGAAGATGACAtggtggagatggaggaagagagactGCGAATGAGAGAGCATGTAATGAATGAG GTAGACACCAATAAAGACAGACTCGTGTCGCTGAATGAATTCATGGCAGCCACAAGGAAGGAGGATTTCCTGGAAAAAGATGAGTGGGAG ACGTTAGATCAGAACCCCCCGTACACTGAGGAAGAACTGAAAGAGTTTGAACAGCAACTGGCCAACGAGGAAAACGACATCAACCAGAAGTCGGCCGATCTGCAGAAACGGAGGGAAGAgctggaaaggaaagaggaagaactCAATGCTCAGAAACTGGGGCTACAGCAG GCAGTAGAAGAAATGGAAAGATTAAAAGCCCAAAGTGCAAATGCTGAGGTCAAAC AGCcgagagctgctgcagctgaaagtgaaTCTGCACGAGTTGTACCAGAAAACAGTCAACCACAGCCCCCCAGTCACCAGCAGCAAGACGTGCCAGTGCCAGGACACTCTTAG